GCAGGATCATCGAGGCGCGCTATGAATTCCCCTATCTCGCGCATGCCGCGCTCGAACCTTTGAATGCCGTGGCACGGATGAATGAGAATGGAACGCTCGAAGTCTGGGGCGGCCATCAAATGCCCGACATTTATCAGGCGGCCGCGGCGAAGGTCGCCGGCATCCCTGTGGAGAAAGTCATTCTTCATGTCATGAAGACCGGCGGCGGTTTCGGCCGTCGTGCCGTAACCGACGCCGATATCATCGTCGAGGCCGTCGGCGTCGCCAAAGCGATCGGTTGGAAAGCACCAGTGAAAGTGCAATGGGCGCGCGAAGACGATATGCGCGGCGGCCGCTATCGGCCGGCCTTCGTCCATAAGCTCAAAGCCGTCTTCGACAATCAAGGCGCGCTGGTCGGGCTGCATGACACGCTGGTCGGCCAATCGATCATGAAAGGCACGCCCTTTGCCGCCGCCTATGTCAAGAACGGGGTCGACGCGACCTCGGTCGAGGGCATGGCGAACCAGCCCTATGCCATTCCCAATTTTCGTGTCGATCTAACGACGCCGGAAAGCAAAGTGCCGGTGCTCTGGTGGCGCTCGGTCGGTTCGAGCCATACGGCCTATGCGCTCGAATGTTTCATGGACGAGCTTGCCGAAGCCGCAGGAAAAGACCCGCTCGCGTTCCGTCTTGCTCTGCTGCAGGACAAGCCGCGCCATGTCGCGGTCTTGAAGCTCGCGGCGGAAAAGGCCGGCTGGGGCAAGCCGCTCCCCGCCGGGCATGCGCATGGCATTGCGCTCGCCGAATCCTTCCAGACCTACGTCGCGCAAGTCGTCGAAGTGTCGATGCAGGGCAAGAACGTCAAAGTTCATCGCGTCACCTGCGCTGTGGATTGCGGCATCGCCGTCAACCCGGATCAGGTCAAAGCGCAGATGCAAGGCGGCATAGGCTTCGGCCTCGGCGCGATCTTAAAATCGCAGATCACTTTCGATCACGGCAAGGTGGTGCAAGGCAATTTCGACACGTACCAAGTGCTGGCTCTCAACGAGATGCCGCAGGTCGAGGTCCATATCGTGCCGTCGGACGAGCATCCCACCGGTGTTGGCGAACCAGGCGTTCCACCGATCGGACCGGCGGTGGCCAATGCGGTCTATCAATTGACCAAGACGCGGATCAGAAGCCTGCCGTTCGTGAAGGCGTAGTCGGAACTCTTCGCCTTGCGACACCAGGGTTGATCCATAAGAAAAGCCCCGACGCTTTTAAAGCATCGGGGCTTTTTCATTATCGACGTTTGACCGACACGCGTATCGCGCCTCAAACCTGCGGCTGCGGCTCCAGCCCCGGCTCGGGGCCAGGCTTCGGCCGACTGCCTGTCGTCGGCACCGGCGAAGGACGCGGCGGCGGCGGCGGCAGCGGCTCACCCGCATCGCGCACCGGCGGCCGGCCCTGGAACAGAGCCATGATCTCGTCGCCCGTCAGCGTCTCATATTCGAGCAGCCCTTTGGCGAGGATCTCCAGCTCATGGCGCTTCTCGGTGATGATCCTTGTTGCATCGGCGAGCCCCGACTCGACAAGGCGGCGCACTTCGGCATCGATCTTCTGCGAGGTCGATTCCGAAATATTCTGCTGCCGGCCCATCGAATAGCCCAAGAAGACCTCTTCCTGGTTTTCGCCATACATGACGGTGCCGAGCTCGTCGGAGAAGCCCCAGCGCGTTACCATGGCGCGCGCGAGCTTCGTCGCCTGCTCGATGTCGGACTGCGCGCCCGACGTCACCTTGTCCTTGCCGAAGATGATCTCTTCGGAGACGCGACCACCCATCAGCACGGCGAGCCGCGAGGTCATCTGCTCATAGCTCATCGACAGCTTGTCGCGCTCCGGCAACTGCATGACCATGCCGAGGGCACGGCCACGCGGGATGATCGTCGCCTTATGGACAGGATCCGTCGCCGGCACATTGAGCGCGACGATCGCATGGCCGCCCTCGTGATACGCCGTCAGGATCTTTTCCTGCTCGGTCATCACGAGAGTGCGCCGCTCGGCGCCCATCATGATCTTGTCTTTGGCGTCCTCGAATTCGGCCATGGTGACGATGCGCTTGCCGCGCCGCGCCGCGAGAAGTGCCGCCTCATTGACCAGATTCATGAGATCGGCGCCGGAAAATCCGGGCGTCCCACGCGCCACGACCTTGAGATCCACTTCCGGCGAAAGCGGCACTTTGCGCACATGCACCTTAAGAATGCGCTCGCGGCCGATGACGTCGGGATTGGGCACGACGATCTGGCGGTCGAAACGGCCCGGCCGCAGCAAGGCGGGATCGAGCACGTCCGGCCGGTTCGTCGCGGCTATGAGGATGATCCCCTCATTGGCGTCGAAGCCGTCCATCTCGACGAGCAGCTGGTTCAAAGTCTGTTCGCGTTCGTCATTGCCGCCGCCGAGACCGGCGCCGCGATGCCGGCCGACGGCATCGATTTCGTCGATGAAGATGATGCAAGGCGCGTTCTTCTTCGCCTGCTCGAACATGTCGCGCACGCGGCTCGCACCGACACCGACGAACATTTCGACGAAATCGGAACCCGAGATGGTGAAGAACGGCACGTTGGCTTCGCCGGCAATGGCCCGCGCAAGCAAGGTCTTGCCGGTCCCCGGCGGCCCGACGAGCAGCACGCCGCGCGGTATTCGGCCGCCAAGCCTTTGGAATTTTTGCGGATCGCGCAGAAACTCGACAATTTCCTGAAGGTCTTCCTTAGCCTCGTCGACGCCGGCGACATCCTCGAAGGTGACCCTCCCATGCGCCTCCGTCAGCAATTTCGCCTTGGATTTGCCAAAGCCCATCGCCTTCCCGCCGGCTCCCTGCATCTGCCGGGACAGGAAGATCCAGACGCCCAAGAAGGCGAGCAGCGGCAGACCGTTGACGAGAAGCGTCACGAGCCAGCTATTGCCGTCCGACGGCGGCTTCGCCGTGATCGACACGTTCTTCTTGTAGAGATTTTGCACCAAAGTCGGGTCGTTCGGCGCATAGGTCGAGAAGGCACGGTTATCGGTAAAGTGACCGTTGATCTCGTTGCCGGAGATCGTCACTTCCCGAACGTGGCCTTGATCAACCTCGTTCAAGAGCTGGCTGAAAGTGATATCCTGCGTCGGCGGTCGCTGGCCCGGGTTCTGGAACAGCATGACTAAAGCAACGACAAGCAGGAATATGATCACCCAAAGCGCAAAATTCCTGAAATTTGGATTCATCTTCTACCTGCGACAGGAGATTTGCTGGCCGCAAACCCCCGCTCAATAAAGGACACCAGCGGTGCATTGAACGACCAATGTAGGCGCCGGAAGGGGGCTTGCCAAGGGAGCTTGTCCAGATGTTACCGATCTGAGCATAGAAGCGGAGCGACGCGCGTCGCGGCTTCCTGCAAAGATGCGTGGTCGCCTGATTTGGTCGCCTGACGACCCCTTCGGCGCGGATTTTCGCTGCGAACCGTTAATACTCCGCCACGATCGAGAACCAGTGCCTTGCCGGCAAGACTGCCGCACCAAGCCGCATCTTGTCGCAACGCCGCCTGTAAAGAGGCCGTGAGGGTTTCGAGCCGGTCGAGACGCAGCGGCCGATCCGTGCCGAGAAAGCGGATCTCGGCTTCGATCAACCGCGCCAAAATTTCGGCGGGCTCATCCTTGAACGCACGCATTGGGGCGCAAAATGTGCCGCCGACACGTGTTGCAGGCAAAGCGGAACGCAACTTTCGCATGCATGCATCGAGTGCGGCATCCGCGCGTTCGGCGCGCCGGCCGAGCCGCAAAAGCGCGTCACGATCGAGCCCTTCCGCGGCAAGGATCGGCGCCAGCTTGCGCAAGCGCGCGCGCGCATAGGCCAAATTCTCGTTCGAAGCGTCGCGGAAATAGGGATGGCCATGCGCTTCGCAGACACCAATCAAGGCATCTTTGGGGCAATCGAGCAAAGGCCGCAAATGCACCAGATTGCCCCGCTCCGCCGCGTCGGACATGCCGGCAAGACCGGAAAGTCCGCTGCCGCGCAGCAGACGGAAAAGGATCGTTTCGGCCTGATCATCGGCGTGATGCGCCGTCAAAACATAATCGGCGCCGATCGCCCGCGCATGCGCAAAAAGGAGCGCATAGCGCGCCTCGCGCGCCCGCTCCTGAATCGCCGCCTTCGGCTTTTCCCCCTGCCAGTCGAGAATATGATGCGGCAATCCGAGCGCCGCGGCCCAGCCTGCGACGGCTTCCGCTTCCTGGCGCGATTGCGGGCGCAGCCCATGATCGACAGTCGCCACGGCAAGCCTCGCCGCGGCCTTGTCTTGGCCGCCTGAAGCTTGGACCCAAGCATGGGCAAGCAGCATCAAGGCTACGGAATCGGGGCCGCCGGAGACGGCCAGCAAGGCGCCGCGCGCCTGCTTCAGCGGCGCAAAACGTTCAGCAAGATCCGCCGGCCCGAAAGTTTCCAAAACAAAGCTCCAAACTGGCGCAGGGACATGGCCGCGCCAGACGCATTCGGCTGCCGTGGCCGCGCACCGTGAGGGCGCGCCAGCGCGGCCTCAGCATTGCGCGCGTTTCGCCGCCCGTTCGGCCCCTGCCTTGACCGCCGCCGAAGCATTCGGATATTTGCGCGGCACCTCATTGAAGGTCGCGCAAGCCTGTTCTTTCGCGCCCAGGGCACGCAGAGATTCGCCAAGCCGGAGCATGGCTTCGGGCGCGCGCGGCGAATTCGCATAATGCGCCGAGATCTTCAAATATTGCTCGGCTGCCTCACGCTGGCGACCGCGCAAATAATAGGTCTCGCCAAGATAATAAAGGGCGTCCGATGTGCGCCGGCTCTTTGGATTTTTGGCGAGATAAGCAGCAAAGCTCTTTTCCGCGTCCTCATAGTCCTTCTGCTTCAGGTAGGCGAGCGCGAGATCATATTCCTCTTTGGGAGACTTGGCCTGGTCGGCGATCACGGTGCCGTTCGGCGTCGTAACGGCGGCTTGCATCCCCGGCACGGCCGAAGAGGCGCCCGGCGTGGCGCCGCCCACGGTCGCTGGACCGGGCATGGCCGAAGAGGTGGATGCCGCGGCGCCACCGGACTTGAGCGGGCTGCTCAAGAGATTGATAGGCGCATCGCTCGCATCGGCATCGGTGGCGCCCGGCGCGGCGCCAGCGTCCGCGGCTCCACCGTCCGGCGACCCGAGGGGACGCGGCACGCCCGGCGCATTGGGATCCGCGGCCGGATTGAAAGCATCATCACGCGATTGGGTCCCGGTGCCTGCGGCCGTCGCGACCGACGGCGTCGCCAAGGCTGGGTCAGGCAGCGCGCTCCGCTTTTGGAACGACTTCGCCCCGCGCTTGCCGGAAATTTCCTGGAACCGGAATTCCATGTCCTGCTGAAATTTGCGCAATTGATCCTGGAGCTGCCGATTGGCAAACTGAAGCTCTTCGATCTTTCCGTTGAGCTGGCGGACTTGGTCTTCGAGGTGGCCGACCCGCACCACGACGCTCGAGGGTGGGGTGTCGGCGCCGCCGTCCCCAGAGCCCCCGACGTCGGCTGGCGGCAAACCATAGCCCTGGGCGATTTCCACACCTACGGAACGGGCGGCAGCAGCGCCGCTCTGATCCTGCGTTGCATGCCGCAAAAACGGCTCGGCCTGCACCGCGACCGGCAAAACCACCACTCCGGCGCCCGCCAACCCCGTGGCAAGCCCCCACACCACCAAAGCCCTCGTCAAACGAGCCATTGCGAAAAGATCCCAGGTCATCTCAAGTGTCCGCATCATAAAGCATAGTTCGGCCAAAGTTTGGAGATGGCCGCCGAATTTGTTCTTCTTCCCCCGAAGGCTCCGCGAAAGCCAACGGATAGCGCATGAACGGACCGCCTCGGCAAAGGAAATGCGGGTTCGCGCCGAATTGCGCTAAGAGGAACCATTGAACGCCACAGCCTTTCTAAAGCTAAGATCAAGCTGTTAGAAAGCTTCGCTAAAATCCATATCATAGCGTGGCGGTGCGGG
The window above is part of the Methylovirgula sp. HY1 genome. Proteins encoded here:
- a CDS encoding xanthine dehydrogenase family protein molybdopterin-binding subunit; protein product: MLVNSLIQRLAQPELSRRGFLIGATAVGSSLVVGYAHAAEGPAGNAAINPFDGYVKIDADNHTTIYSAHMDMGQGIYFCDATLVQDELDADWATLTVDGGFGNDRLYGNIAWGGTIQGTGGSTGTFSSWERYRKAGAMARTMLIAAAAAAWKVPAHEIVATKGVLSHASGKSASYGAMAAAAAHMPVPQSVVLKTRKDWLYIGDAALPRYDSARKAEGRQNFTIDVHLPKMLTAVMIHPPRFGATLKSFDASKAKKVKGVVDVVAIPRGIAVVATGMWEALQGRAQVTAEWDESHIEGRSSPDILAEYRAAADRGGEAVAKNIGDVAAALAAPGGRIIEARYEFPYLAHAALEPLNAVARMNENGTLEVWGGHQMPDIYQAAAAKVAGIPVEKVILHVMKTGGGFGRRAVTDADIIVEAVGVAKAIGWKAPVKVQWAREDDMRGGRYRPAFVHKLKAVFDNQGALVGLHDTLVGQSIMKGTPFAAAYVKNGVDATSVEGMANQPYAIPNFRVDLTTPESKVPVLWWRSVGSSHTAYALECFMDELAEAAGKDPLAFRLALLQDKPRHVAVLKLAAEKAGWGKPLPAGHAHGIALAESFQTYVAQVVEVSMQGKNVKVHRVTCAVDCGIAVNPDQVKAQMQGGIGFGLGAILKSQITFDHGKVVQGNFDTYQVLALNEMPQVEVHIVPSDEHPTGVGEPGVPPIGPAVANAVYQLTKTRIRSLPFVKA
- the ftsH gene encoding ATP-dependent zinc metalloprotease FtsH, yielding MNPNFRNFALWVIIFLLVVALVMLFQNPGQRPPTQDITFSQLLNEVDQGHVREVTISGNEINGHFTDNRAFSTYAPNDPTLVQNLYKKNVSITAKPPSDGNSWLVTLLVNGLPLLAFLGVWIFLSRQMQGAGGKAMGFGKSKAKLLTEAHGRVTFEDVAGVDEAKEDLQEIVEFLRDPQKFQRLGGRIPRGVLLVGPPGTGKTLLARAIAGEANVPFFTISGSDFVEMFVGVGASRVRDMFEQAKKNAPCIIFIDEIDAVGRHRGAGLGGGNDEREQTLNQLLVEMDGFDANEGIILIAATNRPDVLDPALLRPGRFDRQIVVPNPDVIGRERILKVHVRKVPLSPEVDLKVVARGTPGFSGADLMNLVNEAALLAARRGKRIVTMAEFEDAKDKIMMGAERRTLVMTEQEKILTAYHEGGHAIVALNVPATDPVHKATIIPRGRALGMVMQLPERDKLSMSYEQMTSRLAVLMGGRVSEEIIFGKDKVTSGAQSDIEQATKLARAMVTRWGFSDELGTVMYGENQEEVFLGYSMGRQQNISESTSQKIDAEVRRLVESGLADATRIITEKRHELEILAKGLLEYETLTGDEIMALFQGRPPVRDAGEPLPPPPPRPSPVPTTGSRPKPGPEPGLEPQPQV
- the tilS gene encoding tRNA lysidine(34) synthetase TilS; this encodes METFGPADLAERFAPLKQARGALLAVSGGPDSVALMLLAHAWVQASGGQDKAAARLAVATVDHGLRPQSRQEAEAVAGWAAALGLPHHILDWQGEKPKAAIQERAREARYALLFAHARAIGADYVLTAHHADDQAETILFRLLRGSGLSGLAGMSDAAERGNLVHLRPLLDCPKDALIGVCEAHGHPYFRDASNENLAYARARLRKLAPILAAEGLDRDALLRLGRRAERADAALDACMRKLRSALPATRVGGTFCAPMRAFKDEPAEILARLIEAEIRFLGTDRPLRLDRLETLTASLQAALRQDAAWCGSLAGKALVLDRGGVLTVRSENPRRRGRQATKSGDHASLQEAATRVAPLLCSDR
- the ybgF gene encoding tol-pal system protein YbgF produces the protein MARLTRALVVWGLATGLAGAGVVVLPVAVQAEPFLRHATQDQSGAAAARSVGVEIAQGYGLPPADVGGSGDGGADTPPSSVVVRVGHLEDQVRQLNGKIEELQFANRQLQDQLRKFQQDMEFRFQEISGKRGAKSFQKRSALPDPALATPSVATAAGTGTQSRDDAFNPAADPNAPGVPRPLGSPDGGAADAGAAPGATDADASDAPINLLSSPLKSGGAAASTSSAMPGPATVGGATPGASSAVPGMQAAVTTPNGTVIADQAKSPKEEYDLALAYLKQKDYEDAEKSFAAYLAKNPKSRRTSDALYYLGETYYLRGRQREAAEQYLKISAHYANSPRAPEAMLRLGESLRALGAKEQACATFNEVPRKYPNASAAVKAGAERAAKRAQC